The following is a genomic window from Episyrphus balteatus chromosome 1, idEpiBalt1.1, whole genome shotgun sequence.
tttcagtagtcttttttatgaaataaaacttattttttttatgaaaataaactgggctttaataaaaagcacaaaaaattaatactcattaacgtgtttttttgactaaaatgatatgaaagtgtaaaaaacaacttaaaaaacgaagaatattgtgtttgatgcaaaattgtggcgaAACGGTTGTCAgcagagaaaaaagttttgagacaaacttaaactatagtaaattcttgattggttgtaaaaaaaatctttcaaatcaaacgtggtttggcaaagataaggcaagttaaaggacaagagagcaaaaatcataaaaaccatggtaactcgaaaacgggacgaaaacgagaaaattacctcttaagtttttcgacttaaaatgacctcaggaatccatggttttcatttggggcggtgactgtgggacaccctgtatatgaacTTTATTATAAACTATAACTGCTTCTTTATGAGCTAACCAACATCCAAGAAAAACTATGAAAAGTTATTTCTgtatcagccctattctgctgttCACGTGAATCTCAGATCCGATTCACACATTCGATTCACTTTAGTTCTACCTTTTCATTCTTCTTTGGATTCACTCCGATAAATAGTAGAATAGTTATTGGTGAAAATTTAAAGATTATTCCCCCGAGGaacagcagaatagggctgtacatatgtatatctcCAGTGGTATCGAGAAACAGAAACTATGAAAAATTCCAAAGAAGCAAAAATTACAAGATTAGACAGCGGAAACATATCAAGCTTTAAAGCCAAAGCATGTACCGGCTATGTATATTAAGAACGTAAATGCATCAATACAGTGTGCAGCAAATAATTATCAAATTCTTCAGACCCGGAATAATCAGCCCTATCAAGAGTTTCAGGTGGAAATTTTTCcacccgaaatattttttttcgccaGCAATTTTAATTGCTATTGTGCGTTTCACCCaaaggaaatttaaatttttccctAAACTAGTTACCTGTCGCcaacaaaatttatatgaaaaaagagCTGTCGAATTCGCATATATGTAAGTGAAGAAAAGTTGAAAATACGTGGAGTTTTCCTGACGTGAACAAATGTTCGCCCGAAACAATAGGGcaaaagtgaaattcaatttttctgcgtggaatcttgttcacgaAGAACTCCCGACAGAGCTGAAGTTTGACAAGAAACCAATAATTTATTGTCCTAAGAAGTATAACAAGTACAAAAATGATGATAAAAACAcgcaatttttttcaacttttacatAGATTAATTTACCATACCTTTATCGTCGCTCTTCCACAATTTCGCGCTAATATCGTCAAAAGAACCGTATTCAAACCAAACCACATAAAACTGTCCAGCAAAAAACTCCATGAAATATCCGTATAAGTTGTAAATTccacaaaaatattataagtaTTTGTTGTTATAGTATAAAATGCATATCCCATAAAAAATGCCAACATTAAACTGCATGCCTCATTCAAAAGCTTGTAAATCTTCAAAAGCTTGTTATGCAAACGAAATGCAAATGCAACATCTTCTTCAAACATTCCCCGTGCATTTATACCAACCATATTATAACTGTAGTTATTCAAAATCAtattgacaaattcaaaacgcATAGATACAACCTTTAGTAAGGCTGCAAGAAGCATCATAAACATTGAACATAAACTATTTTGAActgcaaaaaatataataattatgtaCTGAATCCAATTTGTTATCCCTCCACCGGTAAATTTTAGGCTTGTCAAAAATATCTGAGCTGctataattccaaaaacacttttttgagaaaatttgcaATTATTTTCAACACTTGCTCGATATGTTTCCTGAATATCCGAGTCCACTTTAAGAATgtcctttagaattgtcaaaaagtCATTGGAATGTTTCGAACAGAGAATAATAGTTCCTGTGTAAGTGGTAACACATATAATTATCTCAATATATTGATTGATGTTATCAGTTTCGCGTTCCGTTGAAAAATCCTGAACTGAACTTTGATGATACATGCTGTACAAGTTGAAGACGGTCAAGAAATGCATTGTACTTCGAATTATAATTGAATAAATATTATTGTATTTCGATGGGGCTTCAATTTCGGTATTGGTAACTTGAGTATAAATTGGAAACAATCCAAAagcctttaaaattttaagcagTAATTTCAAGTCGTGGAGTAAATTAGGTGGGTCCTTAGGACCCTCATGGAGTAcaaaattacttttatttttttgaactttgaaacaCATTTTTCTTTTACTGCTGAACAATCTTTTAATACTGATAAACCAATTTGTTTTGACAGAGGATAAAAGGAGCTAACTACGTGTATCTATTTCTAATGTAATTGGATTCATATCTCGATAGAAAATCTTAATATTATAGACCGTGACGATGGACGTCCATTAGTTAATTTGATAAGTAAAACTGTAAGTGAACGAtatgtttatttgaaaattattagtTATATACATAGTTAGGAGAGTGAGTAGTGCGTATCATTTGTTCATAAAGTTTACACAGTTAAAAATTAGTTGTTGGAACCTTAAACCTCGAAACCTTAAACCCATAATCTGCAATTTTTCATAGGATCCAGAACAAATTACATGCAATGAATATGAGTAGGAATTCTATAGGGATTGACATAAAGTTTATTcacatttaattatttttgaagttgtttctttttttttgaaatatatatacctaacAATTTTGtgcatgtttttaatttaaatcattcTATATTAAATACATCTAGATAGGGCCGGATTCAGGGGAGGGCAGCCGGAGCTACGGCACTGGGCCCCCACAAAATACGGGCCCccacaacaaacaaaaatcatattCCAACAAATACCTACACAccacaaagaaaaatatatatataaaaaccaaaGAATCTGCATCATTTTTGTCATAAAGAAAAGGAAAGTGCAATCAACGTCCCGATATTGCTAGGCATTCTTAGagagataaaaaataaaggGCCGAATACGATGAACTTTATCTTCATAGTGTGTTCAGGAATGCAtcttgaaattattattatttttcattattaatatgtacatattcattttttaattcatatgtAAATAGTTATTTTCATGCTTTTAAAACATTCgcataatttgtttaaatatttacctAATTGCCAAACAAGTCAAATAATACCCTATGTTTTGCTATTATCATAATTTGGACCTTAATccctttttaccgacttccaaaaaggaggaggtattcaattcgtctgtatttttttttttttttttttttatgtttgttaccgcataactttggactgagtgaaccaattctGATAACTCTTTTTGTATTGgctagctggtggctgcagtgtggtcccattttaatttcgttcacttttagccataggaactattttaaaaaccataaaacctagttttcatccatggaagtcggttttgtttttttgctaaaaatgattattgtttGTTTCAACATTACCTGATAAGAAGCTTAAGTACTTATaatttatgtatgtacatatgtatatggcAATTGTTTAAGAAGATTTTCGCATGATCAATGCATATTTGCATAAAATCGATCTCTTCTTCAAGCAACCACCATCCAGTACAGTCCACTTGTTTAAAGCTAAAGTTAAAAGCATTAGTCTTGATCGAATTAATtctcaataaattaaattgttataaCGTTTTGAACATTtgtctttaatttaatttaacttcgTTTGGAGAATTTATTATTGCTGATCAAAGttggtccttcgagccggatttttttttgtataaatcggatttcttgtaattttgaattttgttggtGGTTGCTCgatcttttggattttttggatTGGAGCTGGAGACATTTTGGGTATTAATATACCTAAAGGTAAAATTGTAtcgatttattgaaaataaatatatgcTGTTGCTGTTTGCTGGGATTGCTGTTTTTGTTGGATTGCTGTTGTTAGGATTTTCTGGAGTGCTGTTCAGGATAGTTTATAGATTTTTTGATAGACATTTGAAGTGCACAATTTTGTGAAATCGTGTGTTAGAATTGTTGGTTTCTCGTGTTCGGTTTtgactttaaaataattataagaaTCATGAATATTCTAAGACGATCACGAGGGCTCATTCGTATATCTTAGAAGTTGCCGATGAAGATATCGAAAATTTAGAAACGCGATTAGAAAGGTTAGAGGAAACGTGGaaagatttttgtttgaatcACAATGAATTCTTTCAATATTCCGAGGAAGAGGGATACGTTGATCCCGAAATCGATTTTGAAACCACGGAAAGGAAATATCTTGATGCTAAAAGTGCATTCATAAAAGCTATTAGGAAAAATTCTCCTCCACTTCCTCCACCTCCTCCTCCACCGCGTAACCAAGCCAATAGTGATTCTTCGGATGAACATTCCAAGCAACAAGCCGCCTTGTTGGAAACGTTTTTAAGCAATTCGTGTACGGTTTCAGCTGCGACAAGCAGTGAAATTGAGTTGCccaaatttaaaatatctcctTTTGGTGGCGATTATCGCGAATGGCCAGAGTTTCGAGATATGTTCGTCGGGAGCATTGGCTGCAAAGAAAAACTCTCGGGTGCTCAGAAAATGCGTTATCTAAAATCGTTTTTGACTGATGAGGCCGCAAAAGTTTTAAACGGAATTGAAATAACCGACTCTAATTACGAAGAGGCTTGGGATAAACTTGAACGGCGCTATAATAAGCCGTTGTACATTATAAACGCGCAtatagaaagttttatgaagaTGCCAACGGTGGCAGTTTCGGATAGTGGTCATTTGCGTCGGTTAGCAGataaatcagattttttttttttttttatataatgagcgcgcactaaagggattaatCTACCCTTAATATGatgaacacagtacgagcattaggaaaatagggaggggtttgaaaggagataccgatgtacattagttttgaagtcctgagttttgaaatgggatggaaaaacagaggcgggtaatgcgttccacattcgcgtagtgcggctgaagaaagaatctctgtatttgacggtacgtccgaaattggactcgagggtaaactgatgagcattcctggAAGCGCGAGTGCTACGGTTGAACTgtttaaggggaggaatgcaactagctatttcttCTGAGCattgcttataaaaataacgatagaacaacgTGAGGCATGAGACGTTACGCCGGTGCTCGAGAGACGTAATTGTATCAGATATTgatctatcacctatcatttttatagctctattttgtattctatccaagaaactcaaCGACGTTATTGGTGCTCCTGCCCATATGTGGGAGTTATATTCGAGCTTTGGACGGATATATGCCTTATAAATAACTGCTAGATCAGACGgggagaaaaatttcttgcatcttcggaggaaacctaaacatttagcagcggatttagcggtgtcaaatatgtgttcattccacaggAGGTGGTTTGTTGTGCATTACCGAGAACTGAAAGGTGGTcggtttcctcgatgcaagtaccactcatggaaaGTGGCATGGGAGGAAGGTTTCGCTTTAATGAAAGTAAACAGCATTgtgtttttaccgacttccaaaaaggaggaggtattcaattcgtctgtatttttttttttttttttttttatgtttgttaccgcataactttggactgagtgaaccaattctGATAACTCTTTTTGTATTGgctagctggtggctgcagtgtggtcccattttaatttcgttcacttttagccataggaactattttaaaaaccataaaacctagttttcatccatggaagtcggttttgtttttttgctaaaaatgattattgtttGTTTCAACATTACCTGATAAGAAGCTTAAGTACTTATaatttatgtatgtacatatgtatatggcAATTGTTTAAGAAGATTTTCGCATGATCAATGCATATTTGCATAAAATCGATCTCTTCTTCAAGCAACCACCATCCAGTACAGTCCACTTGTTTAAAGCTAAAGTTAAAAGCATTAGTCTTGATCGAATTAATtctcaataaattaaattgttataaCGTTTTGAACATTtgtctttaatttaatttaacttcgTTTGGAGAATTTATTATTGCTGATCAAAGttggtccttcgagccggatttttttttgtataaatcggatttcttgtaattttgaattttgttggtGGTTGCTCgatcttttggattttttggatTGGAGCTGGAGACATTTTGGGTATTAATATACCTAAAGGTAAAATTGTAtcgatttattgaaaataaatatatgcTGTTGCTGTTTGCTGGGATTGCTGTTTTTGTTGGATTGCTGTTGTTAGGATTTTCTGGAGTGCTGTTCAGGATAGTTTATAGATTTTTTGATAGACATTTGAAGTGCACAATTTTGTGAAATCGTGTGTTAGAATTGTTGGTTTCTCGTGTTCGGTTTtgactttaaaataattataagaaTCATGAATATTCTAAGACGATCACGAGGGCTCATTCGTATATCTTAGAAGTTGCCGATGAAGATATCGAAAATTTAGAAACGCGATTAGAAAGGTTAGAGGAAACGTGGaaagatttttgtttgaatcACAATGAATTCTTTCAATATTCCGAGGAAGAGGGATACGTTGATCCCGAAATCGATTTTGAAACCACGGAAAGGAAATATCTTGATGCTAAAAGTGCATTCATAAAAGCTATTAGGAAAAATTCTCCTCCACTTCCTCCACCTCCTCCTCCACCGCGTAACCAAGCCAATAGTGATTCTTCGGATGAACATTCCAAGCAACAAGCCGCCTTGTTGGAAACGTTTTTAAGCAATTCGTGTACGGTTTCAGCTGCGACAAGCAGTGAAATTGAGTTGCccaaatttaaaatatctcctTTTGGTGGCGATTATCGCGAATGGCCAGAGTTTCGAGATATGTTCGTCGGGAGCATTGGCTGCAAAGAAAAACTCTCGGGTGCTCAGAAAATGCGTTATCTAAAATCGTTTTTGACTGATGAGGCCGCAAAAGTTTTAAACGGAATTGAAATAACCGACTCTAATTACGAAGAGGCTTGGGATAAACTTGAACGGCGCTATAATAAGCCGTTGTACATTATAAACGCGCAtatagaaagttttatgaagaTGCCAACGGTGGCAGTTTCGGATAGTGGTCATTTGCGTCGGTTAGCAGataaatcagattttttttttttttttatataatgagcgcgcactaaagggattaatCTACCCTTAATATGatgaacacagtacgagcattaggaaaatagggaggggtttgaaaggagataccgatgtacattagttttgaagtcctgagttttgaaatgggatggaaaaacagaggcgggtaatgcgttccacattcgcgtagtgcggctgaagaaagaatctctgtatttgacggtacgtccgaaattggactcgagggtaaactgatgagcattcctggAAGCGCGAGTGCTACGGTTGAACTgtttaaggggaggaatgcaactagctatttcttCTGAGCattgcttataaaaataacgatagaacaacgTGAGGCATGAGACGTTACGCCGGTGCTCGAGAGACGTAATTGTATCAGATATTgatctatcacctatcatttttatagctctattttgtattctatccaagaaactcaaCGACGTTATTGGTGCTCCTGCCCATATGTGGGAGTTATATTCGAGCTTTGGACGGATATATGCCTTATAAATAACTGCTAGATCAGACGgggagaaaaatttcttgcatcttcggaggaaacctaaacatttagcagcggatttagcggtgtcaaatatgtgttcattccacaggAGGTGGTTTGTTGTGCATTACCGAGAACTGAAAGGTGGTcggtttcctcgatgcaagtaccactcatggaaaGTGGCATGGGAGGAAGGTTTCGCTTTAATGAAAGTAAacagcattgtgtttttgacgcattaaattctacgcgattTTTTATTCCCCATTCAACAATGCTATCAAGATCAGAAATTAATGAGTTAATCATATTAAGCCGTTCGAGATCCACATCCGAAGAACATGGGCGAGAATcaggaaacgaatatgaaaaactgagggtactatcatcagcaaaacagttgagtggattagaagtttcagacaggagatcatttataaaaatgagaaagagtgtcggagacagaacggagccctgtggcacaccagtgggtttcagacttgaatccatccaatacgacttgtattgaacggttcgaaaggtaatttctaatccaacgaagaagagattcatcgacgccaaaagcacgcattttcgaaagaagagcttgatgccaaactctatcaaatgcctttgaaatatcaagtgcaacaatcttactttctccaaaacgatgtaaagatttgttccactgctcggtgagataaactatcagatcaccagtggacctgtttctacgaaagccgtactgccggtcattaagaagcttccgttcctcaagatatttcttaagttgaaagttaatcaacgtttccatgaccttggaaagaagggacgtaagtgcgatcggtcggtagtttgagggtgaggaagattcgccttttttagggacaggctggacaaatgctgttctccATCTACTCGGGAAGAGACCAGTAGAAtaggacagatgaaaaagcttacgcagtggttttgccagcgtggaagaacacctcttcagaacgatgggggggatactatccgggccagcggacttgtgtatgtcaagatctttaagaactcttgctactgtacgagtgcgaaagaagatttgtcccatgaatccgtttacgcgctcaagtactggcggagtcatgacactatcaggcagtgttgagttggcagcgaactgcctcGCAAGTAGGTTAGCTTTATCGGCAGAACTAACAAATGGAGTGTCGTTGAAGACGAGCGTTGGAACCGACGACGAGGAAGTGTtgcgaatattttttacaaatgaccaaaaatttttactacctttgggacattgtagtattttttgccttaatgcctatcatgcaaaaatttggttcgtcgaatatgggcgttACTAATAATCTTTCTTCAGAAACCCCCTCGACATCTCAAGGTTCCTCGTTGTCTATTGTTAGCAATCATGTTCAAAATGAAATTCGTCCCTCCGGTATTTTGCCCACAGTTGTTGTCCAGGTTGCAGATACTCTTGGTAACAAACAACTTTGTCGCGTTTTGCTCGATACAGGTTCCCAAGCTTCTTTTGTAACTGaaaatttggtgaaaaggtTACATCTTCGTCGTCGTCACGCTCGTCTTCCAATTTCTGGAATCTCTTCGCTAGAAGCTGGTGTTACACAGGGTGCTGTGACCCTGAATCTTAAATCCTGTTTTGATTCAAATGAAATGGATGTTGAAGCcttcattttgaataaaatcactTCGTATACTCCTCTAGTTCCTCTTGATTTTGATAAATCTTTGCTGTTGGGTGACTTGAAATTGGCCGATCCAGGTTTTGACATTCCAGGACCAATTGATGTTTTGTTAGGATCTGACAAGGCCTGGAATATTTTGCGTGATGGTCGTCGCACTGACAAAAACGGGAACATTATTGCCCATAATACCATTTTTGGATGGGTTATAATAACAGGTAACGCTCCAACCAAGGAAACTGTGTCCTTGTTTGTAGGAACCATGCAGATGGTTTTAAGTCTTCTAAAAACATTTTGGGTAATCGAAGAACTTCCTCACAATATGTAATCGTTAGATTCTGGGGATTTTGCAGATTCTCATTTTTGTAAAACCTTCTATCGTGCGCCTGATGGCAAATATGTTGTGGAATTACCTTTGCGAGGACAGGATGTAAGTTTCAGTAACACTCTCCCTGGAGCATTGTTTGCTATGGAACGTCGTTTTGCTCGTCAGGAAAAACTTCGTTTGGATTACTGCAGTTTTGTGAAGACCTACCAGGAATTAGGACACATGGAGCGTATCCCAGAATCAGAGATTGAGCCTACTTCTGGGAACACCTTTTATTTGCCGCATCATGCTGttgtgacaaaaaaattaagggttGTGTTTGACGGGTCACATAAGGATGCAAGTGGTACGAGCTTGAATGAGATGCTGCATGCATATAGGACCTCCACTCCAGCGTAATTTGATTAATGTCTGTTTGCGTTTTAGAATCCATCAATATGTTTTTTGTGCCGATATTGTTAAGATGTTTCGACAAATTTAGGTCGATAAAAAACATCGTGACTACCAACGTATTGTTTGGAGAGAAAACCCTAATGAACCCATTGGACACTATAGGTTGTGTACAGTCACCTACGGTACTTCACCTGCTCCATTTCTGTCGATGCGTGTCTTGAAACAACATCGATTCCCTATTGCTTCACATTCTATATTGCATGATTTTTATGTTGATGATATCATGACAGGCTCGGATTCGGTGTCAGGTATTTTAGAATTGAAAAAAGAGTTGATTGAGTTGCTATCCTGTGGCGGTTTGCAGTTAAGCAAATGGAGCTTAAATTGCTGGCCAGTTTTGCAGGGTTTAGATTGTGAACCAACGTTTTCTCTTGATTTGGATAGCGCTGAAAACTGTACAAAGGTCCTCGGATTAATTTGGAATCCTCATCGTGATATTTTTACCTTCAAAATTTCTCTCGAATCATCGTTTGCACCTACAAAGCGAATGCTGTTGTCAGAGATTGCTAAAGTCTTTGATCCCTTGGGTTTCCTGGCTCCTGCcaccattttatttaaaatgctgTTCCAGGAGTTATGGGTGCATGAAACGAAAATCGGATGGGATGATCCACTGCCAAGTGAAATAGCTGACAAATGGATTTCCTACCGAAAGAATTTGCCTTGCTTCGAAAAGGTGGAAATTTCGCGAAGATTTAccttaaattcgaaaaaatttggtttaataGGATTTTCCGATGCATCGCAGAAGGCATATTCAGCTGCTGTCTACATTCGCAGTGTATCTGAGAGAGGAGAGATCGAGGTTCAACTGGTTGCTGGTAAAACCCGCGTCGCCCCTGTAAAGCAGTTAACTATTCCTCCCTCGTCTTGAACTTTGTGGGGCACTTCTGTTGACTCGGCTAGTAAAATTGGTTCGCTCTTCCTTAGATATTAAACCTACACAAACCTTTGTTTTTTGCGATTCTCAGATTGTGTTAGCGTGGCTTTCATCTCCTCCTCGTCGTTGGAACACCTTTATTGCCAATAGTACCGCAGAGATTCTTGATGATCTACCCCGTTCCGAATGGAACTATATTCGCTCTGAGCAAAATCCTGCTGATTGTGCATCGAGAGGGGTTGAACCTCGGAAATTGTTGCAGTTAGGTATCTGGTGGAAAGGTCCAGATTGGCTTTGCATGAAATTTGATTCTTGGCCAATTTCAGCTGTTAGTGAGGAGCTAGAGGAAGTGCCTGAAATGAGAAAGCAAACTGTTGTTGCCCATGTATTGTGTGTCCAAGAAGGACTTCTCGATAAACTAGGAAAACGAGTCTCTTCTTGGTTCAAAGTTCTTCGAATTGTAGCTGTCTTTGTTCGGCGGGCCAGGAATAATCATCTACCTCCAGAGGAACGTATGAGAGGTTTCTTACGCCCCTCAGAGTTGCTTTACGCAAAACAGAAATGTCTCTTATGGGCTCAAGAAGAGTTTTCCGAGGAGATACAATCTTTGAAAACCGGAAAATGTATCTCTAGTCGTTCTAAACTCTCGTCTTTGTCGCCGTTCCTTGATGATGTTGGGCTTCTTCGTGTCGGCGGCAGAATTTCTAATGCGGTTGATGTTTCCTACAGTATAAAACACCCTATTATATTGCCTAAAGGTCATGCGGTTTCTCGACTAATCATTCAGGATGCTCACACTAAATTCCTTCACGCAGGTGTATCGGAGCTCTTTTCGTTGATACGGCAAGagttttggattttcgggagcAGAAACCATATACGAAAGGTTGTTCGAGAATGTTTGGGTTGTTTTCGACAACGTCAAGCTACATCGTCACAACTCATGGGAAACTTGCCTTCTTCTAGACTATCACCATCTTTTGCATTCGATCGTACGGGCTGTGACTATGCTGGACCAATAACACTTCGACTCGCCAAAGGAAGAAATCCAAGGTTTGTGAAAGGTTACTTCgcattgtttgtttgtttggcgACAAAGGCATTGCATTTGGAAGTCGTCAGTGACCTGTCTACCGATGCCTTTTTAGCAGCTTTGAGACGATTTGTAGCAAGAAGGGGAAAATGTAGCGTCATCTACTCGGATAATGGTACAAATTTCCAGGGAGCAGCGAGAACCTTGTGCGAATGGTACAACCTGGTACGATCCGAGGAACACAACCATAAAATTTCTTCAACATTGGCAGCTGATGGTATCAAATGGGAATTTATACCACCACATAGTCCTCATTTTGGGGGA
Proteins encoded in this region:
- the LOC129915032 gene encoding gustatory and pheromone receptor 32a isoform X7, translated to MCFKVQKNKSNFVLHEGPKDPPNLLHDLKLLLKILKAFGLFPIYTQVTNTEIEAPSKYNNIYSIIIRSTMHFLTVFNLYSMYHQSSVQDFSTERETDNINQYIEIIICVTTYTGTIILCSKHSNDFLTILKDILKVDSDIQETYRASVENNCKFSQKSVFGIIAAQIFLTSLKFTGGGITNWIQYIIIIFFAVQNSLCSMFMMLLAALLKVVSMRFEFVNMILNNYSYNMVGINARGMFEEDVAFAFRLHNKLLKIYKLLNEACSLMLAFFMGYAFYTITTNTYNIFVEFTTYTDISWSFLLDSFMWFGLNTVLLTILARNCGRATIKANAASQILARVYGKNKDYQILIDKFLTKSIRQEVEFTAYGFFVVDTSTLFKIFSAVTTYLVILIQFKQLEETKLDDSMVAETVKR